A genome region from Gemmatimonadaceae bacterium includes the following:
- the miaB gene encoding tRNA (N6-isopentenyl adenosine(37)-C2)-methylthiotransferase MiaB yields the protein MPLRPTVFIETYGCQMNVSDSELMLGKLVDAGYAVVDVPDGADVILLNTCAIRDHAEQRVIGRLGELKRHMKADTVMGVTGCMAQRLGPRLLEQAKHVSLVIGPDGYRALPSLVDGARHGARTTATTFDLEEHYEDFTPRRFDRVKAWIPVQRGCDYRCTYCIVPTTRGSERSRRLDDVLREAEQVVADGMSEIVLLGQTVNSYNDGRHDFADLLRAVGRVPGLRRLRYTSPHPNDFSDRVIAAMAETPTVCEHVHLPMQSGSTRTLRRMLRRYTREGFMECVARLRAAIPSIVLTTDIIVGFPGETDDDFAETLSACREVGFMDAFTFKFSAREGTPATRMAAEETVPDEVAGARLLQLVETIRADSRAVNMRLLGTRHEILVEKLARRGDLLQGRTRDFRTILVQGDASLIGSYMTVEITGTTGHTFTGAPVAARAALPMAG from the coding sequence ATGCCGCTGCGCCCCACCGTCTTCATCGAGACCTACGGCTGCCAGATGAACGTGAGCGATTCCGAGCTCATGCTCGGCAAGCTCGTGGACGCCGGCTACGCCGTGGTGGACGTGCCGGATGGCGCGGATGTGATCCTGCTCAACACCTGCGCCATCCGCGACCACGCCGAGCAGCGCGTGATCGGCCGCCTGGGTGAACTGAAGCGCCACATGAAGGCGGACACCGTGATGGGGGTGACCGGGTGCATGGCGCAGCGCCTCGGCCCGCGGCTGCTGGAGCAGGCGAAGCATGTGTCGCTGGTGATCGGCCCGGACGGGTATCGCGCCCTGCCGTCGCTGGTGGACGGCGCACGCCACGGCGCCCGCACCACCGCCACCACCTTCGACCTCGAGGAGCACTACGAGGACTTCACGCCGCGCCGCTTCGACCGGGTGAAGGCGTGGATCCCCGTGCAGCGCGGCTGCGACTACCGGTGCACCTACTGCATCGTGCCGACCACCCGCGGCAGCGAGCGCAGCCGCCGGCTGGACGACGTGTTGCGGGAGGCGGAGCAGGTGGTGGCGGATGGCATGTCGGAGATCGTGCTGCTCGGGCAGACGGTCAACAGCTACAACGACGGCCGCCACGATTTCGCCGACCTGCTGCGCGCCGTCGGCCGCGTGCCCGGCCTGCGCCGCCTCCGCTACACGAGCCCGCACCCGAATGACTTCAGCGACCGCGTGATCGCCGCGATGGCGGAGACACCCACGGTCTGCGAGCACGTGCACCTGCCGATGCAGAGCGGCTCCACGCGCACACTGCGCCGCATGCTGCGGCGCTACACGCGCGAGGGGTTCATGGAGTGTGTCGCACGCCTGCGCGCGGCGATCCCGTCGATCGTGCTGACCACGGACATCATCGTCGGGTTCCCGGGCGAGACCGACGACGATTTCGCGGAAACGCTCAGCGCCTGCCGGGAGGTCGGCTTCATGGATGCCTTCACCTTCAAGTTCTCGGCCCGTGAAGGCACGCCCGCCACGCGGATGGCGGCCGAGGAGACGGTGCCGGACGAGGTGGCGGGCGCGCGGCTGCTGCAGCTCGTGGAGACGATCCGGGCCGACAGTCGCGCGGTGAACATGCGCCTGCTGGGCACGCGCCACGAGATCCTGGTCGAGAAACTGGCGCGGCGTGGCGACCTCCTCCAGGGTCGGACCCGTGACTTCCGCACCATCCTCGTGCAGGGGGATGCGTCGCTCATCGGCAGCTACATGACGGTGGAGATCACCGGGA
- the cdd gene encoding cytidine deaminase — MTVPTPPVPPPDLAAAAEAAMRRAYAPYSNFRVGAALLAADGSVHVGCNVENATYPAGICAERTALSRAVADGCRTFTAIVICTEAAVPTPPCGICRQVLYEFAPTLEITSITTGGASQRWRLDALLPAAFAANLMTVS, encoded by the coding sequence ATGACCGTCCCGACCCCGCCCGTGCCGCCGCCGGACCTGGCCGCTGCCGCCGAGGCCGCGATGCGTCGCGCCTATGCACCGTACTCCAACTTCCGTGTCGGCGCTGCGTTGCTCGCCGCCGACGGCTCGGTGCACGTCGGCTGCAACGTGGAGAACGCCACCTACCCGGCGGGCATCTGCGCCGAGCGCACGGCGCTCTCGCGCGCGGTGGCCGATGGCTGCCGCACGTTCACCGCGATCGTGATCTGCACCGAGGCGGCCGTGCCGACGCCCCCGTGCGGGATCTGTCGCCAGGTGCTGTACGAGTTCGCCCCCACGCTCGAGATCACCAGTATCACCACCGGTGGGGCCAGCCAGCGCTGGCGCCTCGATGCCCTGCTGCCCGCTGCCTTTGCGGCGAACCTGATGACCGTCTCCTGA
- a CDS encoding MiaB/RimO family radical SAM methylthiotransferase yields MAVRVFLQTFGCRANQYDSEAVAALVTRSGGTVVHDVADADVAVFNSCAVTAAAESDLRQQVRRAARHAPQVRTIVMGCAAARSGAALAELPRVHAVIGGADLHAVGQAIGLPQATTTGAPTGPQRGTRGLLRIQDGCNEHCTFCATTLARGASRSRPVDELVEEAGRLAAHHAEIVLTGVHIGSYGAEQGSSLAMLLDTLVRRVPAVRFRLSSVEATEVDAFLGELLVHDPRRVAPYLHAPLQSGSDAVLRRMGRHWYTSSRYVSAIEALLVRAPVLGLGADVVTGFPGETEADHRATCDVVQALPFSGLHVFPYSARPGTAAVRLGGDVPDAVRRARAAELRQLGASAAAAYVARRIGGVADVIVIGHADGHRDGLTEDYIAVELAQPAPGRGVRFAARLGAGTTPVRPIATPLS; encoded by the coding sequence GTGGCAGTGCGTGTCTTCCTGCAGACGTTCGGGTGCCGGGCGAACCAGTACGATTCGGAGGCCGTCGCGGCGCTCGTGACGCGCAGCGGCGGCACCGTGGTGCACGACGTCGCCGACGCGGACGTCGCGGTCTTCAACAGCTGTGCCGTCACCGCCGCCGCCGAGTCGGACCTGCGGCAGCAGGTGCGGCGCGCGGCGCGTCACGCCCCGCAGGTGCGGACGATCGTCATGGGGTGCGCGGCCGCGCGATCCGGGGCTGCGCTGGCGGAACTGCCGCGGGTGCATGCCGTCATCGGCGGTGCGGACCTGCATGCCGTGGGCCAGGCCATCGGGCTGCCGCAGGCCACCACCACCGGCGCGCCCACCGGTCCGCAGCGGGGCACGCGTGGCTTGCTGCGCATCCAGGACGGGTGCAACGAGCACTGCACCTTCTGCGCGACCACGCTCGCGCGCGGGGCCAGCCGCTCGCGACCCGTCGATGAACTCGTCGAGGAGGCCGGCCGGCTCGCCGCGCATCACGCCGAGATCGTGCTCACGGGCGTGCACATCGGGTCGTACGGTGCGGAGCAGGGCTCGTCGCTCGCCATGCTCCTCGACACGCTCGTGCGCCGCGTGCCGGCGGTGCGTTTCCGGCTGTCGAGTGTGGAGGCGACCGAAGTGGATGCCTTCCTGGGCGAGCTGCTGGTGCACGACCCGCGCCGGGTCGCCCCGTACCTGCATGCCCCGTTGCAGTCGGGCAGCGACGCCGTGCTCCGGCGCATGGGACGGCACTGGTACACTTCGTCCCGCTACGTGTCGGCGATCGAGGCGCTCCTCGTGCGGGCGCCGGTGCTCGGCCTCGGTGCCGACGTCGTGACCGGCTTCCCGGGGGAGACGGAGGCCGACCACCGCGCCACCTGCGACGTGGTGCAGGCGCTGCCGTTCAGCGGACTGCACGTCTTCCCGTACTCTGCGCGGCCGGGCACGGCGGCCGTGCGACTCGGGGGCGACGTCCCCGATGCGGTCCGGCGCGCGCGGGCCGCGGAGCTGCGCCAGCTCGGGGCATCGGCGGCCGCCGCCTACGTGGCCCGCCGCATCGGTGGGGTGGCTGACGTGATCGTGATCGGGCATGCGGATGGTCACCGGGACGGGCTCACGGAGGACTACATTGCCGTGGAGCTCGCGCAGCCCGCTCCTGGCCGCGGCGTACGGTTCGCTGCCCGCCTCGGGGCCGGCACCACACCGGTCCGGCCCATCGCCACACCGCTTTCCTGA